The nucleotide window TTCCACGTCTTTCTTAGTAAGTTTTCCAATTCTTCCCAATACTCTATATCCCTTAGGGCTTACCTCTTTATCAAGGGTACTGTATGTTTTACCATATCCCAATGCACTTGAGAAATTTTCAATTCCTAAAAGTTCATCGTCATTTAAAAGACTTATCTGCTCTTTTACATCTTTGTATTCCATATTATCTGGAATGTAGTCTTTTATAAGATTTAATTCATCTTCCTCTATATCCTGATTAAGGTTTTGGAACTGTAAATTCAGAAGTCTTCCTTCTACTCCTAATTCAAGAATATAGCTTTTTATCTCAGCACCTATTCTTCTTAACATCTCAAATCTCTGAAGAGTAGTTGCAACTTCATACATTGTTACAGTATTATCAAGTTCCAAAATAGTAAGATTTCCCAGAGATCTATCCAATACAAACTTATATCTTTCCATAGTCTTAATAGCCTGAGAAGCCTCACTTTCTATTGCTACAGTCTCTTTAAGTCTATATTTTACATCATCTTTGTATAAAGTTATTACATTTCTTCTTTCAGATACAGCTATAACAAGTTTACCTGTCTGCTGAGCTGCTCTTTCTGCAGTTCTATGTCTTGTTCCACTCTCACTTGAACTGAATCTTCTATCAGGTTGTAGATGAATATTGGCACATAAAATCTTTTCACATTTATCATCAAGAATTATTGCTCCGTCCATTTTGGCCAGTTCATAAACTCTTTCTGGGGAAAATTCGCAGTCTAAAAGGAATCCCCCGTCACTCATTTTCTTTACGGCATCATCATACCCAACTACTATTAGAGCTCCCAATCCAGCTTCTAATATATTGTTAAGACCATCTCTAAGAGCTGTGCCTGGAGCCACAAACTTCAATATCTCTTCTAATTTTTGGCTATCCATCTCTATTCATCCTTTCTAAAAGTTCTTCTAAATTTTTCAAGTAGATCAGTTTTAGATTATAATTATTTTTTTCTATCTCTTTTCTATTTGTTTCAGGTACATATACCCCTTTAAAACCTAATTTTTCCAGTTCTCTAAGACGCTTGTCAATAAAAAATGCCTTTCTTATCTCTCCTCTTAGTCCCAGTTCTCCTATTGCTGCTATTTTCTGGCTTATTTCCACCCCTCTATACACAGATAGAAGAGAGATTAAAACAGCAAGGTCTGCAGCAGGATCTGCAATTGACAGTCCACCTGGTACATTTAAAAAGAGATCTTTCATGCCCAGAGCAAGTCCCATCTTTTTTTCTGCTACAGCTACTAATATCTGAATTCTGTTTCTATCAAATCCCTGTACTATTCTTCTTGGTATTCCAATACTTACATCTGTCAAAAGTGTCTGTATCTCCATTAGAAATATCTTTGTCCCTTCAAGTACTGGAACAACCATACTTCCTATATTTTTTTCATCTCTTTCACTTAAAAAGTATTCAGAGGAGTTTTTTACCTCTTTCATTCCATCCTCTTCCATACTAAATACTGCAAGTTCATTAGTTGATCCAAATCTGTTTTTAGTACTTCTTAAGATACGATAAAATAGCCCCTGTTCTCCCTCAAAGGTAAATACAGCATCTACCATATGCTCCAAAAGTTTTGGTCCAGCTACCTTACCATCCTTTGTAATATGTCCAACAATAAAAAATGAAATATTATACTTCTTTGCAAGCTCTATTATTTTCAAAGTACACTCTCTAATCTGAGTAGGTGTGCCAAGAATAGAGTCTATAACTGAATTATACAACGTTTGTATAGAATCTACAACCACTACAAGAGGTTTTTTTACAATAAGATATTCATAAATCTTGGAAATATCTGTCTCAGACATCAAAAATAGCCTGTTACTCTTTATCTTAAGACGCTCTCCTCTATTTTTAACCTGTGCTGGAGATTCCTCTCCTGAAATATATATTACATCTCCATAACTTGAATACTCACTTGCAATCTGTAAAAGAAGAGTGGATTTACCAATTCCTGGATTTCCAGTAATAAGTATAACTTCACCTTTTAGAAGTCCTCCACCTAGTACTCTATCAAATTCATCAACTTTTGTAGTAAGCCTATCCTTTTCCTCAAAAGTCACTTCATTAAAAGAAAAAACATTCTTAGAAGTATCTGCAACAGAAGTTGAAGAGGAAAGAGGTGCCCCTGCAGAAGTTGAGATATTGATCTCCTCCTCAAAGGTACCCCAGCTATTACATTTTGGACATTTACCTATCCATTTTTCAGTCTTATATCCACATTCACTACATACATAAAAGCTTTTACTCTTCGCCACTGCAACAACCTATCCTTTATTTTTTACGGCTTTTAGCCTTCTCTCTTATTATATCAATAAGCTTATCATCTACAAAAATATCCAATCTGGCTCCAACACTTGCAGCTTCACGAACTCCACTTGAGCTAAGATACATATACTCTCTAGCTGCTGGAATAAAGATTGTCTCAATATCTCCATATGAAAGATCGTGATTTACAAATGCATATCCAAGTTCATATTCAAAGTCTGATACTGCTCTTAATCCTCTGATTATGATATCTGCATTATTCTGCTTCATAAAATCAATTAAAAGTCCATCAAAGCTTTTAACTTCAACTTTATCTCCAAAGTGATCTACAAGCAT belongs to Fusobacterium sp. DD2 and includes:
- the radA gene encoding DNA repair protein RadA produces the protein MAKSKSFYVCSECGYKTEKWIGKCPKCNSWGTFEEEINISTSAGAPLSSSTSVADTSKNVFSFNEVTFEEKDRLTTKVDEFDRVLGGGLLKGEVILITGNPGIGKSTLLLQIASEYSSYGDVIYISGEESPAQVKNRGERLKIKSNRLFLMSETDISKIYEYLIVKKPLVVVVDSIQTLYNSVIDSILGTPTQIRECTLKIIELAKKYNISFFIVGHITKDGKVAGPKLLEHMVDAVFTFEGEQGLFYRILRSTKNRFGSTNELAVFSMEEDGMKEVKNSSEYFLSERDEKNIGSMVVPVLEGTKIFLMEIQTLLTDVSIGIPRRIVQGFDRNRIQILVAVAEKKMGLALGMKDLFLNVPGGLSIADPAADLAVLISLLSVYRGVEISQKIAAIGELGLRGEIRKAFFIDKRLRELEKLGFKGVYVPETNRKEIEKNNYNLKLIYLKNLEELLERMNRDG
- the disA gene encoding DNA integrity scanning diadenylate cyclase DisA; the encoded protein is MDSQKLEEILKFVAPGTALRDGLNNILEAGLGALIVVGYDDAVKKMSDGGFLLDCEFSPERVYELAKMDGAIILDDKCEKILCANIHLQPDRRFSSSESGTRHRTAERAAQQTGKLVIAVSERRNVITLYKDDVKYRLKETVAIESEASQAIKTMERYKFVLDRSLGNLTILELDNTVTMYEVATTLQRFEMLRRIGAEIKSYILELGVEGRLLNLQFQNLNQDIEEDELNLIKDYIPDNMEYKDVKEQISLLNDDELLGIENFSSALGYGKTYSTLDKEVSPKGYRVLGRIGKLTKKDVEKLVTEYNGISKLQDAPDEELSEMKISKAKIKALKNGLKRLKLTVELEKVD
- the coaD gene encoding pantetheine-phosphate adenylyltransferase yields the protein MRIGVYAGSFDPITKGHYDVIKKSLRIADKVIVAVMNNTNKNCWFTLEERKNMVKMLVDHFGDKVEVKSFDGLLIDFMKQNNADIIIRGLRAVSDFEYELGYAFVNHDLSYGDIETIFIPAAREYMYLSSSGVREAASVGARLDIFVDDKLIDIIREKAKSRKK